A genomic window from Herbiconiux aconitum includes:
- a CDS encoding MmcQ/YjbR family DNA-binding protein translates to MSTRISREEVLDVCAGLPATADVRPFGPETSVFKVVGKVFALTNLDDEPCTVTLKAAPPHAEALVRDHDWIIPGYHMNKRHWITVTLGPQTDGELVTDLIVNSYDLVVAGLPRAKRP, encoded by the coding sequence ATGAGCACGCGCATCTCCCGCGAAGAGGTTCTCGACGTGTGCGCCGGACTGCCCGCGACCGCCGATGTGCGGCCGTTCGGGCCCGAGACGTCGGTGTTCAAAGTGGTGGGCAAGGTCTTCGCGCTGACGAATCTCGACGACGAGCCGTGCACCGTGACGCTCAAGGCAGCACCTCCGCATGCCGAGGCCCTCGTGCGCGACCATGACTGGATCATTCCCGGCTACCACATGAACAAACGGCACTGGATCACCGTCACGCTCGGCCCGCAGACCGATGGCGAGCTCGTGACCGACCTCATCGTGAATTCCTACGACCTGGTGGTGGCGGGGCTGCCGCGAGCGAAGCGTCCCTGA
- a CDS encoding LacI family DNA-binding transcriptional regulator has protein sequence MDDVTRASVTLADVAAHAGVSLATASRALNGSARTVKPDLHARVAASAQTLGYVVNAQAQAVAKGASQTVALVLGDIADPYFAGIAAGVIAAARRRHLTVTMATTGSDAADERATVAALRAQRPRAIVLAGSRQIDRGEENLLDRELADFQARGGRVSFVGEGARAGDPAARVVDVRNRRGGRDVAVALVDLGYRDFVVLAGSPLLLTPSERTAGFLEGAASVGRPVAPDAVLTGPFSRDGGHTMMADLLAGGRRPDCVFAVTDVMAVGAMAAIREYGLRPGADIAVAGFDDIPMLQDVHPELTTVRLPLAAIGERALEIALADDPSGLAEGIVGAVVLRESTPGI, from the coding sequence ATGGATGACGTGACACGGGCATCCGTCACCCTCGCCGACGTCGCGGCGCACGCGGGCGTCTCTCTGGCCACGGCGTCGCGCGCCTTGAACGGCAGCGCCCGGACCGTGAAACCCGACCTGCATGCCCGGGTGGCCGCCAGTGCCCAGACGCTCGGGTATGTGGTGAACGCCCAGGCGCAAGCTGTGGCCAAGGGCGCCAGTCAGACCGTGGCACTCGTGCTCGGCGACATCGCCGACCCCTACTTCGCCGGTATCGCGGCGGGTGTGATCGCGGCGGCGCGTCGCCGACATCTGACGGTGACCATGGCGACGACCGGGTCCGACGCCGCCGACGAACGGGCGACGGTCGCGGCCCTCCGCGCCCAGAGGCCCCGCGCGATCGTGCTCGCCGGAAGCCGCCAGATCGACCGCGGCGAGGAGAACCTGCTCGATCGGGAGCTCGCCGACTTCCAGGCTCGGGGTGGCCGCGTCTCGTTCGTGGGGGAGGGTGCGCGCGCGGGCGACCCGGCGGCCCGCGTGGTCGACGTGCGCAACCGGAGAGGCGGCCGCGACGTGGCGGTGGCGCTCGTCGATCTCGGTTACCGCGACTTCGTGGTGCTCGCCGGATCGCCACTCCTCCTGACGCCGAGCGAGCGCACGGCCGGATTCCTCGAAGGAGCTGCGTCGGTGGGGCGGCCGGTCGCGCCGGATGCCGTGCTGACCGGGCCCTTCTCCCGTGACGGCGGCCACACGATGATGGCCGACCTCCTGGCAGGCGGACGCCGTCCCGATTGCGTGTTCGCCGTGACCGACGTCATGGCGGTGGGTGCCATGGCGGCGATCCGGGAGTACGGGCTCCGACCCGGAGCCGACATCGCGGTCGCCGGTTTCGATGACATCCCGATGCTGCAAGACGTGCATCCGGAACTCACGACGGTGCGACTGCCGCTGGCTGCGATCGGGGAGCGGGCGCTGGAGATCGCGCTGGCGGACGACCCGTCAGGCCTCGCGGAGGGCATTGTCGGCGCGGTCGTGCTGCGGGAGAGCACTCCCGGAATCTGA